A part of Candidatus Methylacidiphilales bacterium genomic DNA contains:
- the gspG gene encoding type II secretion system major pseudopilin GspG, with the protein MKLSSSRMKSYLRGRRGRQAYTLLEIMIVLGIIAVLMGSAIYYLTGAVGGAKMQRVDGDISSITSALKMYEINNRFLPTTEQGLMALVKKPESEPVPKRWSQLMKDVPLDPWSHPYQYVYPGKHNPDGFDLYSLGPDGVESSDDVGNW; encoded by the coding sequence ATGAAACTTTCCAGCAGCCGGATGAAATCTTACTTGAGGGGCCGGCGCGGGCGCCAGGCCTACACTCTGCTCGAAATCATGATTGTGCTGGGAATCATCGCCGTGCTGATGGGGTCCGCGATTTACTACTTAACAGGAGCCGTCGGTGGAGCTAAAATGCAGCGTGTGGACGGAGACATCAGCTCCATTACCTCCGCGTTGAAAATGTATGAGATCAACAACCGTTTTTTACCCACCACGGAGCAGGGATTAATGGCTCTTGTAAAAAAACCAGAATCGGAACCTGTGCCCAAGCGCTGGTCTCAGTTAATGAAGGATGTCCCACTTGATCCCTGGAGTCACCCCTATCAATACGTTTACCCAGGCAAACATAACCCGGACGGGTTTGATTTGTATTCGCTGGGACCGGATGGTGTTGAAAGCAGCGACGACGTTGGCAACTGGTAA
- a CDS encoding GspMb/PilO family protein yields the protein MRQVTNREQRLLLVFTVLLFLALNLFGFSLLSKNRQILERTVRKLDLERREARVWMGQKDLWLKRKEWMDRNQPKPDPSGQDSARLLEFLQQGARQNKITITDQKLLEPRTEAEYREASVRIEVRGSLEPVVRWLAGLQAPERFQAITSLTLKSDAEPPKVICNLTIARWYALKP from the coding sequence ATGCGCCAAGTCACAAACCGTGAACAGCGTCTGTTGCTGGTTTTTACAGTGCTTTTGTTTTTGGCGCTGAATCTGTTTGGGTTCAGCCTGCTGTCAAAAAACCGCCAGATATTGGAGAGAACCGTCCGCAAGTTGGATCTTGAACGGCGGGAGGCGCGGGTTTGGATGGGGCAGAAGGATTTGTGGCTCAAACGCAAGGAATGGATGGACCGCAACCAGCCCAAGCCGGATCCTTCGGGCCAGGACAGCGCCCGGTTGCTCGAATTTCTGCAACAAGGCGCCCGCCAGAATAAAATCACCATCACGGACCAAAAGCTCCTGGAGCCGAGAACGGAGGCCGAGTACCGTGAGGCGTCCGTCCGGATCGAAGTACGGGGTTCCCTGGAGCCTGTGGTCAGGTGGCTGGCGGGGTTGCAGGCTCCCGAACGCTTTCAAGCCATAACCAGTTTGACTTTGAAAAGTGACGCGGAACCGCCTAAGGTCATATGTAATCTCACGATTGCCAGATGGTATGCCTTGAAACCATGA
- a CDS encoding agmatine deiminase family protein: MSTTLPGVYQADSFDFSGYSMPAEWHPHDATWLVWPVNIETWPEHMEEARQVYVQMIEALTPHERVYLLIGTCENAEEIRGRLAASKANMANLKICNIPVNDSWVRDAGPIFVKTTQPGKAPLLAHDFIFNMWGDKYRPYDQDDLIPEHAAALLQVPCVKHSMVLEGGSIDVNGNGTLLTTRQCLLNPNRNPALTQKQIEDNLKKYLGVQQVLWLEEGIDGDDTDGHVDDISRFVNSRTIVTAVEANKNDANYGPLRLNLEKLTTFRDLDGRPFDVIELPMPERMLHGPFGRSPASYANFYIANNTVLVPIYSAPNDQEALDILKKCFPDRNVIGIECTALVNGLGSIHCVTQQQPRL, from the coding sequence ATGAGCACCACTCTTCCCGGCGTTTATCAGGCCGACAGCTTCGACTTTTCCGGCTACAGCATGCCCGCGGAATGGCATCCCCATGACGCCACCTGGCTGGTCTGGCCCGTCAACATCGAGACCTGGCCGGAGCACATGGAAGAAGCCCGGCAGGTTTATGTGCAAATGATCGAGGCGCTGACACCGCATGAGCGCGTCTATCTGCTCATCGGCACTTGTGAGAATGCGGAGGAAATCCGCGGACGCCTCGCCGCTTCCAAGGCCAACATGGCCAATCTCAAAATTTGCAACATCCCGGTGAACGATTCATGGGTGCGCGATGCCGGCCCCATCTTCGTCAAAACCACGCAACCCGGCAAAGCGCCCTTGCTGGCGCACGATTTTATTTTCAACATGTGGGGCGACAAATACCGGCCCTACGATCAGGACGACCTCATCCCCGAGCACGCAGCCGCGCTGCTGCAGGTTCCCTGTGTCAAACATTCGATGGTGCTGGAAGGCGGCTCCATCGATGTGAACGGCAATGGAACGCTTCTGACCACCCGGCAATGCCTGCTGAATCCGAACCGCAATCCCGCCCTCACCCAAAAACAAATTGAGGACAACCTGAAAAAATATCTCGGCGTGCAACAGGTGCTCTGGCTGGAGGAAGGCATCGACGGCGACGACACCGACGGCCATGTGGACGACATCTCGCGCTTCGTCAATTCCCGCACCATTGTCACCGCGGTCGAGGCCAACAAAAACGACGCCAACTACGGGCCGTTGCGTCTCAATCTGGAAAAGCTCACAACGTTCCGGGACCTGGACGGCAGGCCGTTTGACGTCATCGAACTGCCCATGCCGGAACGCATGCTCCACGGGCCGTTTGGGCGCTCGCCCGCCAGCTACGCCAATTTCTACATCGCCAACAATACTGTACTGGTTCCAATCTATTCCGCGCCTAACGACCAGGAGGCGCTCGACATCCTGAAAAAATGCTTTCCGGACCGCAACGTCATCGGCATCGAATGCACCGCGCTCGTCAACGGCCTCGGCTCGATCCACTGCGTCACCCAGCAGCAGCCAAGGCTGTGA
- a CDS encoding type II secretion system protein GspK — protein sequence MKARPPFFTRRKGSALLIVLWAIAIMSAAILGVVEFVNIGFDEAATKGKDFRALQLAESGIALGLHPKVRKRESVLHQTFDASESFDVKLRSEGARLNINVVLLRDQRDVLLDLFDQWGVKSQDAMRTVDCLMDWVDADSLKRLNGAEQPEYAAIGLPDLPPNRPFQSVDEMEMVLGMDVVAKAKPDWKNYFTVWGDGKLDLNEAPADLIEAVCNVGARQAENLVQYRLGPDGVVDTDDDVELKDLSQVQSSLGLTNAAFQALQDRITLKSDYRRIESTGMVGSYKRTIIVVTHLNSNPIQYLSWFEQ from the coding sequence ATGAAAGCGCGCCCCCCATTTTTTACCCGAAGAAAAGGCTCGGCCCTTTTGATTGTGCTTTGGGCCATCGCCATCATGTCCGCTGCCATTTTGGGTGTGGTGGAGTTTGTGAATATCGGGTTCGATGAAGCCGCAACGAAGGGAAAAGATTTCAGGGCGCTGCAGCTTGCGGAGTCCGGCATTGCGCTGGGGCTGCATCCAAAAGTCAGGAAGAGGGAAAGCGTTCTTCACCAGACTTTTGATGCCTCCGAATCGTTCGACGTAAAGCTCAGGAGCGAGGGGGCGCGGTTGAATATCAACGTGGTTCTGCTGCGGGACCAGCGCGATGTGCTGTTGGATCTTTTTGACCAATGGGGGGTAAAAAGCCAGGATGCCATGCGCACAGTGGATTGTTTGATGGACTGGGTGGATGCGGATTCCCTCAAACGCCTGAATGGCGCCGAGCAGCCGGAATATGCAGCCATCGGACTGCCTGACCTGCCGCCCAACCGGCCGTTCCAGTCTGTCGATGAAATGGAGATGGTTTTGGGCATGGATGTGGTTGCCAAAGCAAAGCCGGACTGGAAGAATTACTTTACGGTCTGGGGCGACGGAAAGCTGGATTTGAATGAAGCGCCGGCGGATTTGATAGAAGCGGTTTGTAATGTGGGCGCCCGGCAGGCCGAAAATCTGGTCCAATACCGTCTGGGCCCGGATGGGGTGGTTGACACCGATGATGACGTTGAATTAAAGGATCTTTCACAGGTACAGTCGTCGTTGGGATTGACGAATGCCGCTTTCCAGGCCTTGCAAGACCGCATTACATTGAAAAGTGACTACCGCCGCATCGAAAGCACAGGGATGGTTGGTTCTTATAAACGCACAATTATTGTCGTGACTCATCTGAATAGTAACCCGATACAGTATCTGTCATGGTTCGAGCAATAA
- a CDS encoding DNA-binding domain-containing protein, with translation MKRSKPRNSSKTTRRPSRPEIKSRAQLLKFQRLMATALFRPLTANSRMQTRWMDGRKTADVVAGFVKPNDRLSSFDRLEIYNRQYWFRILDCFYEDYPGLRAALGERSFMRLAEAYLKKYPSASFTLRNLGSRLEKFLREQPKWAGKKLALALDIARFEWAQVVAFDGEARPPLGTDELLDLDPAKAQLSLQPYITFLALDYPIDNFVLAVKKHEALRGEASNAMDSAPKAAKLNNVPLPKREKIFVAVHRHENALYYKRLEPEAFVLLNSLRKGASLETACRRALRGASPQVDWQSKIKEWFQNWSALGWFCQAP, from the coding sequence ATGAAGCGCTCAAAGCCACGCAATTCCTCAAAAACCACACGTCGCCCGTCGCGGCCTGAGATCAAGTCGCGCGCCCAGTTGCTGAAGTTCCAGCGGCTCATGGCGACGGCGTTGTTCCGTCCGCTGACGGCGAACAGCAGGATGCAAACGCGCTGGATGGACGGGCGAAAAACGGCCGACGTCGTCGCCGGATTTGTCAAACCCAACGACCGGCTCAGCTCCTTCGACCGCCTTGAAATTTACAACCGCCAATACTGGTTCCGCATTCTGGATTGTTTTTACGAGGACTACCCCGGCTTGCGCGCGGCGCTGGGCGAGCGTTCTTTTATGCGGCTCGCCGAGGCATATCTAAAAAAATATCCGTCCGCATCGTTCACGCTTCGCAATCTCGGCTCGCGGCTGGAAAAATTCCTGCGTGAACAGCCGAAATGGGCCGGGAAGAAACTGGCTTTGGCCCTGGACATTGCGCGCTTCGAGTGGGCGCAGGTCGTCGCCTTCGACGGCGAAGCCAGGCCGCCTCTCGGCACCGACGAACTGCTCGATCTCGATCCGGCCAAAGCTCAGCTCAGTCTGCAGCCCTATATCACCTTTCTGGCGCTTGATTATCCCATCGACAACTTTGTGCTCGCGGTCAAAAAACATGAAGCCTTGCGTGGTGAAGCCAGCAACGCGATGGATTCGGCGCCGAAAGCAGCCAAGCTCAACAACGTGCCGCTGCCCAAGCGGGAGAAAATCTTTGTCGCTGTTCATCGCCATGAAAATGCGCTGTATTACAAACGCCTGGAACCGGAAGCTTTTGTCCTGCTCAACTCCCTGCGCAAAGGCGCCAGCCTCGAAACCGCCTGCAGGCGCGCGTTGCGCGGCGCTTCCCCGCAAGTCGATTGGCAAAGCAAAATCAAGGAATGGTTCCAGAACTGGTCCGCCCTTGGCTGGTTTTGCCAAGCCCCATAA
- a CDS encoding secretin N-terminal domain-containing protein — MSNSKSLVCLAVWLLCFADGQGQTPLKSQAVAPAQAPAPANPGGEELVKVQYPSAKLDDILDAYEATSGKTLLRDANIQGISGLTIHLVVPGMIPKSQALRLLESVMTLNGLSLVPGEDNSVKVLNSTSGKIPRSEGIAIYANLQDLPKGDQLASYFMPFRYLDAASAQQIFMQHLQPHPYGVIVPVPNAQALVITENASAIRQLAKLKELIDVPPAKVISQFVTLQRADAERVADTITKMIDARKSKAQGVPGQTLSSSEIPGENLTLNERTFVSGDVQLTPDPRTNRILVVTRPVNFDYIKGLIEQFDDAVTLTSPLERPLKYVMAADVLPVLETLLTESKDSQPVSSNTSNPGQPNQQNRFSQNNTSRSSSSSGSRSGPNVSADRTLQENQDTAPEAVMVGKTRLIADKQANSIIVIGPPESVDKVKSILDHLDKKPMQVYLATVIGQLTIGKNTEFAVDLLQNFSSSGNFGVAASQRTRSSATTDLTLNPRGLTSAAAFTALPAGLTLYGAIGSALNYYVKALESTSHFRVLSRPVIYTSNNKGAVIASGQRIAVPTSTLSTLNAATTTDSTSVISNIDYTDVVLKLEVVPLINSDKEVTLKIKQTNDSVVGSQVISGNSIPTIGTQSVDTTIIVPNKATVVLGGLITESNTVNVTGVPFFKDIPLLGYLFKGTTKDKSRQELIIMIQPNVVSSDEEFKAASLSEENRNQVGAEAHAFSENTPFDAKKHEAEVKAAAAAAKRGTTTKGDRTTTEQAPPPPPPAEETPISPTLPAP; from the coding sequence ATGTCAAACTCTAAATCATTGGTGTGCCTGGCGGTGTGGCTGTTGTGTTTTGCGGATGGTCAGGGCCAGACACCGTTGAAATCGCAAGCAGTGGCCCCAGCGCAGGCTCCGGCGCCTGCAAATCCGGGCGGGGAGGAACTGGTCAAAGTGCAGTATCCATCAGCGAAGCTTGACGATATCCTGGATGCTTATGAAGCAACCTCCGGCAAAACATTGCTGCGCGACGCCAATATCCAGGGCATCTCGGGCCTGACGATTCATCTTGTCGTCCCGGGCATGATTCCAAAAAGCCAGGCCTTGCGGTTGCTGGAGTCCGTCATGACACTCAATGGGCTCTCCCTTGTGCCCGGCGAGGACAACAGCGTCAAGGTCTTGAACAGCACATCCGGCAAGATTCCGCGCAGTGAAGGCATTGCCATTTATGCCAATCTTCAAGACCTTCCAAAGGGAGACCAATTGGCCAGTTATTTCATGCCCTTTCGATACCTGGATGCCGCGTCAGCCCAGCAGATTTTCATGCAGCATCTCCAGCCGCATCCCTACGGCGTGATCGTTCCGGTGCCCAATGCCCAAGCCCTGGTCATTACCGAGAACGCTTCCGCCATCCGGCAACTGGCCAAGCTCAAAGAGCTGATTGACGTGCCGCCCGCCAAGGTGATCAGCCAGTTTGTGACCCTTCAACGCGCGGATGCCGAGAGGGTGGCTGACACGATCACCAAAATGATTGATGCGCGCAAAAGCAAGGCCCAAGGCGTCCCCGGCCAGACATTGTCCTCCTCCGAAATACCGGGTGAAAACCTGACGTTGAACGAGCGCACTTTTGTCTCCGGTGATGTTCAATTGACGCCGGATCCCAGAACCAACCGCATCCTGGTGGTGACCCGTCCGGTGAACTTTGACTACATCAAGGGATTGATCGAACAATTCGATGATGCGGTCACGCTGACCTCGCCGCTTGAAAGGCCGCTGAAGTATGTGATGGCCGCCGATGTTCTGCCTGTGTTGGAAACCCTGCTCACGGAAAGCAAGGATTCCCAACCGGTTTCAAGCAACACGAGTAATCCAGGCCAGCCAAATCAGCAAAACCGCTTCAGTCAAAACAATACCTCGCGCAGTTCCAGTTCGAGCGGCAGCCGCAGCGGCCCGAACGTTTCCGCAGACCGCACGTTGCAGGAAAACCAGGACACGGCGCCCGAAGCGGTCATGGTTGGCAAAACGCGCCTCATTGCCGACAAGCAGGCCAACTCCATCATTGTCATCGGACCGCCCGAGAGCGTTGATAAGGTAAAATCCATCCTGGATCATCTCGATAAAAAACCCATGCAGGTTTATTTGGCCACCGTCATCGGCCAGTTGACGATCGGCAAGAATACGGAATTTGCCGTGGACCTGCTCCAGAATTTTTCCAGCAGCGGAAATTTCGGCGTTGCGGCCAGTCAGCGCACGCGCAGTAGCGCCACGACGGACCTGACCCTGAATCCCAGGGGGTTGACCAGCGCCGCGGCATTTACCGCCCTGCCTGCGGGCCTTACGCTCTATGGGGCCATCGGTTCGGCTTTGAATTACTATGTCAAAGCGCTGGAGAGCACCTCTCATTTCCGCGTCCTTTCGCGCCCCGTTATTTATACTTCCAACAACAAAGGCGCCGTCATCGCCTCCGGGCAGAGGATTGCCGTGCCCACCTCGACCCTGAGCACGTTGAACGCCGCCACGACAACCGACAGCACCTCGGTGATTTCCAACATCGATTACACCGACGTGGTGCTGAAACTTGAAGTCGTCCCGCTGATCAATTCGGACAAGGAAGTGACCCTCAAGATCAAGCAGACCAATGACAGCGTGGTCGGCAGCCAGGTGATTTCAGGCAACAGCATCCCGACCATCGGCACCCAGTCGGTGGACACCACGATCATTGTGCCCAACAAAGCCACCGTTGTTCTGGGTGGGTTGATTACGGAAAGCAACACGGTCAACGTCACCGGCGTGCCCTTTTTTAAAGACATCCCCTTGCTTGGCTATTTGTTCAAGGGAACAACCAAGGACAAATCCCGCCAGGAGCTGATCATCATGATCCAGCCGAACGTCGTGAGCTCCGATGAGGAATTCAAGGCGGCCAGTTTGTCCGAGGAAAACAGAAACCAGGTTGGCGCCGAGGCCCACGCCTTTTCGGAAAACACGCCCTTTGACGCCAAGAAACATGAAGCCGAAGTGAAAGCCGCCGCAGCTGCCGCGAAGCGCGGTACGACCACCAAGGGCGACCGTACCACAACAGAGCAAGCCCCACCGCCTCCGCCCCCAGCGGAAGAAACCCCCATTTCACCCACTCTTCCCGCGCCGTAA
- a CDS encoding DUF692 domain-containing protein — protein sequence MPANPFNNFTDYGIGIGLRVPHYRHILEKKPVVDWFEIISENFMCDGGRPLEVLDQILEQYRVVQHGVSMYFGSAEKLNREHLKKLKTLVQRTKTPWLSDHLCWGSVDGRYTHDLLPMPYTHAVAKHTAQKIRQVRDFVEVPVCVENVSSYAEFHASEMTEWEFLTEVSELADCGILLDVNNIYVSSKNHNFNPYDYLNNVPHHRVGQIHIAGHSKFEKYILDTHDHPVLDPVWKLYAHAIQLCGHTATLLEWDDRIPSFEEVHHEALKATQFLKNHTSPVAA from the coding sequence ATGCCCGCGAATCCGTTCAACAACTTTACCGACTACGGTATCGGGATCGGCCTGCGCGTACCGCACTACCGGCATATCCTCGAAAAAAAACCGGTGGTCGATTGGTTCGAGATCATTTCCGAAAACTTCATGTGCGACGGAGGCCGCCCCTTGGAAGTGCTCGACCAGATTTTGGAACAATACCGCGTCGTCCAGCACGGCGTTTCCATGTATTTCGGTTCCGCCGAAAAGTTAAACCGCGAGCACCTCAAAAAACTCAAGACCCTGGTCCAGCGCACCAAAACACCCTGGCTTTCCGATCACCTTTGCTGGGGCAGCGTGGATGGACGCTATACGCACGACCTGCTTCCCATGCCTTACACACACGCCGTCGCGAAACATACGGCGCAAAAAATCCGCCAGGTCCGCGATTTTGTGGAAGTGCCCGTTTGCGTCGAGAATGTCAGCAGCTATGCCGAATTTCACGCCTCGGAAATGACCGAATGGGAATTTTTGACCGAGGTCAGTGAACTCGCCGACTGCGGCATTCTCCTCGACGTCAACAACATCTATGTCTCGTCCAAAAATCATAACTTCAACCCCTACGATTATTTGAACAACGTCCCGCATCATCGCGTGGGCCAGATCCACATCGCGGGCCACTCGAAATTCGAGAAATACATTCTGGATACGCACGATCATCCGGTGCTTGATCCGGTCTGGAAACTCTACGCCCACGCCATCCAACTCTGCGGCCACACCGCCACGCTGCTCGAATGGGACGACCGCATTCCATCCTTTGAAGAAGTCCATCATGAAGCGCTCAAAGCCACGCAATTCCTCAAAAACCACACGTCGCCCGTCGCGGCCTGA
- a CDS encoding DoxX family protein — translation MNKSLLNLTTNSYRRLICAASSLQPIFLLVIRLYWGWQFFMAGKGKLGDIDKVAGFFHNLGIPWPTLNAYLAGSAECFCGLFLLLGFASRLATLPLIFTMLIAYLTAENEALRSIFSDPDKFTAATPFLFLLTVVIIFLFGPGPISVDGLLKKFFACGPCNSTTTDPQSK, via the coding sequence ATGAACAAGTCCCTGCTCAACCTCACAACCAATAGCTACCGCCGCCTCATTTGCGCCGCCTCAAGCCTGCAGCCAATCTTCCTTCTCGTCATCCGTCTCTACTGGGGTTGGCAATTTTTCATGGCCGGCAAAGGCAAGCTCGGCGATATCGACAAAGTCGCGGGCTTTTTCCACAACCTCGGCATTCCGTGGCCCACGCTCAATGCTTACCTCGCCGGCTCAGCGGAATGTTTTTGCGGTTTGTTCCTCCTGCTCGGCTTCGCTTCGCGCCTCGCCACCCTGCCCCTCATTTTCACCATGCTCATCGCCTACCTGACCGCTGAAAACGAGGCGCTGCGCAGTATTTTCAGCGATCCGGACAAATTCACCGCCGCAACACCGTTTCTCTTCCTGCTTACCGTCGTCATCATTTTCCTCTTTGGCCCCGGCCCAATCTCCGTGGACGGCCTTTTAAAGAAATTTTTTGCCTGTGGGCCCTGTAATTCAACAACCACGGACCCGCAGTCAAAATAA
- a CDS encoding prepilin-type N-terminal cleavage/methylation domain-containing protein produces the protein MRSCTSRVIGGFTLMELVIVMLIASLVLAMAAGLARDAFKNEELQNAGRKLALFAKTARRQAMQENREYEIILQSDSILLQPAQPEDVVAGAQPPEDSDASAGKTLEYRFPEGVKFRVKLWGADEWDELKEQRVWTFPSTGLCAPHRFRFEKDEAWLEETFNPLTANKQDESFNLP, from the coding sequence ATGAGGAGTTGTACGTCCCGTGTCATCGGGGGCTTCACCCTTATGGAACTGGTCATTGTCATGTTGATTGCGTCCTTGGTTCTTGCGATGGCGGCGGGTTTGGCGCGGGACGCCTTTAAGAATGAGGAACTCCAGAACGCCGGCCGCAAGCTGGCTCTTTTTGCCAAAACGGCGCGAAGGCAGGCAATGCAGGAAAATCGCGAGTACGAAATTATTTTGCAGTCGGACTCCATTCTGTTGCAGCCCGCGCAGCCGGAAGATGTGGTGGCAGGGGCGCAGCCGCCGGAAGATTCGGATGCAAGTGCGGGGAAGACACTGGAATACCGGTTTCCGGAGGGCGTCAAATTCCGGGTCAAGCTTTGGGGGGCGGATGAGTGGGATGAGCTGAAAGAGCAGCGGGTCTGGACATTCCCGTCCACAGGATTGTGCGCGCCGCACAGGTTTCGATTCGAAAAGGACGAGGCGTGGCTGGAGGAAACTTTCAATCCTCTGACCGCCAACAAGCAGGACGAAAGTTTTAATTTGCCATGA
- a CDS encoding carbon-nitrogen hydrolase codes for MAEKNIVNLGLVQFACSDDPAANLAKAVELSRAAAQRGAQIICLQELFRTEYFCQKEDIHLFDLAEPIPGPSTEALSEIAREHKVVIIASLFEKRAQGLYHNTAAVIDADGTLLGIYRKMHIPDDPAFYEKFYFTPGDLGFKAFTTQYARIGVLICWDQWYPEGARLTALQGADILFYPTAIGWAQGEKPNIRICQHDAWQTIQRSHAIANGVFVASVNRVGVENGLEFWGGSFVCDPFGEILKVASHDKEEIHIIPADLNEVDLTRRHWPFIRDRRIDAYQPITQRYLDT; via the coding sequence ATGGCTGAGAAAAATATCGTCAACCTGGGTCTGGTGCAGTTCGCCTGCTCCGACGACCCCGCTGCGAACCTGGCGAAAGCGGTCGAACTCTCCCGTGCCGCGGCACAACGCGGCGCGCAAATCATCTGCCTCCAGGAGCTGTTCCGCACAGAATACTTCTGCCAAAAAGAAGATATCCACCTCTTTGACCTGGCGGAACCCATTCCCGGCCCCAGCACGGAGGCGCTTTCCGAAATCGCCCGGGAACACAAGGTTGTCATCATCGCCAGCCTCTTCGAAAAGCGCGCCCAGGGCCTCTACCACAACACCGCCGCCGTAATCGATGCCGACGGAACACTGCTCGGCATTTATCGGAAAATGCACATCCCCGACGACCCGGCCTTTTACGAAAAGTTTTATTTCACGCCCGGCGACCTCGGCTTCAAGGCCTTCACAACCCAATACGCGCGCATCGGCGTACTGATTTGCTGGGACCAGTGGTATCCCGAAGGCGCCCGCCTCACGGCCCTGCAGGGAGCTGACATTTTATTCTACCCAACCGCCATCGGCTGGGCCCAGGGCGAAAAACCCAATATCCGCATATGCCAGCACGATGCCTGGCAAACCATCCAGCGCAGCCATGCCATCGCCAACGGCGTCTTTGTCGCCAGCGTCAACCGAGTGGGCGTCGAAAACGGCCTGGAATTCTGGGGCGGCTCCTTTGTCTGCGACCCGTTCGGCGAAATCCTCAAGGTCGCCTCGCACGACAAGGAGGAAATCCACATCATCCCCGCCGACCTCAACGAAGTGGACCTCACCCGCCGCCACTGGCCGTTTATCCGCGACCGCCGCATCGACGCCTACCAGCCCATCACCCAACGCTATCTCGACACCTGA
- a CDS encoding prepilin-type N-terminal cleavage/methylation domain-containing protein, translating to MKKNSSKSARGFTLLEVTVAMAILVIIAGSIFAVLRGTIAEVSVLSEEQSRQQEIDGFIELCRKTFRMLPAQASLEGRVRQDSGAVLPEILIRKAPESLAWGKVEDYDTISVIGLRPQIGGRFSLGLLRVSAPKNPAVDPVVASKPEDWLTLIPDVSQIEWRYYDARSAMWMDILPVGSGRPTAIEMKLLLPGDEDPLVVVFWVVPIEAQAMVPQASNPPTPNP from the coding sequence ATGAAAAAAAATAGTTCCAAATCGGCCCGCGGCTTCACCTTGCTGGAGGTGACGGTTGCGATGGCCATTCTGGTCATCATTGCCGGCAGTATTTTCGCCGTGCTGCGCGGGACCATCGCAGAAGTTTCGGTTTTGAGCGAGGAACAGTCGCGCCAGCAGGAAATCGACGGCTTCATTGAATTATGCCGCAAGACCTTCCGGATGCTGCCGGCGCAGGCTTCCCTCGAGGGGCGTGTCAGGCAGGACTCGGGCGCGGTTCTGCCTGAGATTCTGATCCGCAAGGCGCCGGAATCGCTGGCTTGGGGCAAAGTCGAGGATTATGACACGATCAGCGTCATTGGGTTGAGGCCGCAAATCGGCGGCCGCTTTAGCCTGGGGCTCTTGCGCGTTTCGGCCCCGAAGAACCCTGCGGTGGATCCGGTTGTCGCAAGCAAGCCGGAGGATTGGCTGACCCTGATTCCGGACGTGTCTCAAATCGAATGGCGTTATTATGATGCAAGATCGGCCATGTGGATGGATATTTTACCGGTCGGGTCCGGGAGGCCGACTGCGATTGAAATGAAGCTGTTGTTGCCCGGGGATGAGGATCCCCTGGTTGTGGTGTTTTGGGTGGTCCCGATTGAAGCGCAGGCAATGGTCCCGCAAGCCTCCAACCCACCGACTCCGAACCCATGA
- a CDS encoding RNA polymerase sigma factor, translated as MNLYYGDLYRFAYSLAKNPDDACDLTQQCFAIYAEKGHQVREKEKIKSWLFTTLYRDFLRQHERGKRMVSSEDTLEEIPETATESRAEREFEHTELLAALQSLNESHRSILTLFYLDQCSYKEIAEILDIPIGTTMSRLSRAKDLLRKKLEATTGGIKPDPDSSHNQSK; from the coding sequence GTGAACCTCTATTACGGGGATCTCTACCGCTTTGCCTACAGCCTGGCCAAAAACCCCGACGACGCCTGCGACCTCACCCAGCAATGCTTCGCCATCTACGCCGAAAAAGGCCATCAGGTCCGCGAAAAAGAAAAAATCAAAAGCTGGCTGTTCACCACGCTTTACCGCGATTTCCTCCGCCAGCATGAACGCGGCAAGCGTATGGTCAGCAGCGAGGACACACTGGAGGAAATCCCGGAGACAGCGACCGAATCCAGGGCGGAACGGGAATTTGAGCACACCGAGCTGCTGGCTGCGTTGCAGTCCTTGAATGAATCGCACCGTTCCATTCTTACGCTCTTTTATCTGGACCAATGTTCGTACAAGGAAATCGCCGAAATCCTCGATATTCCCATCGGCACAACCATGTCCCGGCTCTCCCGGGCCAAGGATCTGCTGCGGAAAAAATTAGAGGCGACTACCGGTGGAATAAAACCCGATCCAGACTCCTCACACAATCAGAGTAAATAG